The following coding sequences lie in one Micromonospora sp. R77 genomic window:
- the pyrE gene encoding orotate phosphoribosyltransferase — MGDRDDLRKFITDLAVVHGRVVLSSGREADWYVDLRRVTLHHQAAPLVGRVLLDLTADWEYDAVGGLTLGADPVAVSMLHAAAATDRSVDAFVVRKAGKAHGLQRRIEGPEVAGRRVLAVEDTSTTGGSVLTAVEALREAGAEVVGVAVIVDRGAGDAVRAAGLPYRAAYTLADLGLVA; from the coding sequence ATGGGGGACCGCGACGACCTGCGTAAATTCATCACCGATCTGGCTGTGGTCCACGGGCGGGTAGTGCTCTCGTCGGGCCGCGAGGCGGACTGGTACGTCGATCTGCGTCGGGTCACGCTCCATCACCAGGCGGCACCATTGGTCGGTCGAGTGCTGCTCGACCTGACCGCCGACTGGGAGTACGACGCGGTCGGTGGCCTGACCCTGGGTGCCGACCCGGTGGCCGTCTCGATGCTGCACGCGGCGGCCGCGACCGACCGGTCAGTGGACGCGTTCGTGGTCCGTAAGGCCGGCAAGGCACACGGTCTGCAGCGGCGGATCGAGGGACCGGAGGTGGCCGGCCGTCGGGTGCTGGCGGTGGAGGACACCTCCACCACGGGTGGCAGCGTGCTCACCGCCGTCGAGGCGTTGCGCGAGGCCGGGGCCGAGGTGGTGGGTGTGGCGGTTATTGTTGATCGAGGCGCCGGCGACGCGGTGCGAGCCGCCGGACTGCCGTATCGGGCGGCCTATACGTTGGCTGACCTCGGCCTTGTGGCGTAA